A single region of the Erythrobacter sp. HL-111 genome encodes:
- a CDS encoding sorbosone dehydrogenase family protein, with translation MAIFRKIAIALLVILLVLAAALWFLTRGDTADLPLEDVAGTDPVLGEPEAESFPTIQIADPVGWEEGEKPTAAQGLEVNRFAEGLEHPRVLYALPNGDILVTLTRAPAREGGGEGGIMARIERWIASVLFEKAGSAGPSPNRIVLLRDADGDGVAEIRMVIREADLDSPSGLSWKDGTLYVANHDAVLAFDYELGSDAVTGSPRKLMDLPAAGNYWMRNMELSPDGEDLFVAVGSASNIGEKGMEAEVGRAMIWQYDLAENRQAQFAAGLRNPNGLDFSPWTGELWTTVNERDMLGSDLVPDYLTNVPIGAQYGWPWLYYKNTIDRRVEAPMPQFLMEYTRYPEYALGPHVAALGLVFTQGGHRMGDAFARGAFVARHGSWNRKPPSGYDVVFVPFDERGNPVGKPQPVLGGFLQGDDKTNGRPTWVEWAGDGSLLVSDDTAGIIWRAVDPAAEPAAPIERLQSERLEPQGELRDPRAIREEEYLRQQADSE, from the coding sequence ATGGCCATTTTTCGCAAGATCGCGATCGCGCTCCTCGTGATCCTCCTCGTCCTCGCCGCCGCGCTATGGTTCCTGACCCGCGGGGACACCGCCGACCTTCCGCTCGAGGACGTCGCCGGGACCGACCCCGTGCTGGGGGAGCCCGAGGCGGAGAGCTTCCCCACGATCCAGATCGCCGATCCGGTCGGCTGGGAAGAGGGCGAAAAGCCCACCGCCGCACAGGGGCTGGAGGTCAACCGCTTTGCCGAGGGGCTGGAGCATCCGCGCGTGCTCTATGCCCTGCCGAACGGCGACATCCTCGTCACGCTGACCCGCGCGCCGGCCCGCGAAGGCGGCGGCGAAGGCGGGATCATGGCGAGGATCGAGCGCTGGATCGCCTCGGTCCTGTTCGAGAAGGCGGGATCCGCCGGGCCTTCGCCCAACCGGATCGTGCTGCTGCGCGATGCCGATGGCGACGGCGTGGCCGAAATCCGCATGGTGATCCGCGAGGCCGATCTCGATTCCCCCTCCGGGCTCAGCTGGAAGGACGGAACGCTCTATGTCGCCAACCACGACGCGGTGCTCGCCTTCGATTACGAGCTCGGTTCGGACGCGGTGACGGGGAGCCCGCGCAAGCTGATGGACCTGCCCGCCGCGGGCAATTACTGGATGCGGAACATGGAGCTTTCGCCCGATGGCGAAGACCTCTTCGTCGCGGTCGGATCGGCCAGCAATATCGGCGAAAAGGGGATGGAGGCCGAGGTCGGCCGGGCGATGATCTGGCAATACGACCTTGCCGAAAACCGCCAGGCGCAGTTCGCGGCGGGGCTGCGGAACCCGAACGGGCTCGATTTCAGTCCCTGGACGGGCGAGCTCTGGACCACGGTGAACGAACGCGACATGCTCGGCTCGGATCTCGTGCCCGATTACCTCACCAATGTCCCGATCGGCGCGCAATATGGCTGGCCGTGGCTCTATTACAAGAATACCATCGACCGCCGGGTCGAGGCGCCGATGCCGCAATTCCTCATGGAATACACCCGCTATCCCGAATACGCGCTGGGGCCGCACGTCGCCGCGCTCGGCCTGGTCTTCACGCAGGGCGGGCACCGCATGGGCGATGCCTTCGCGCGCGGTGCCTTCGTCGCGCGGCACGGGTCGTGGAACCGCAAGCCGCCTTCGGGCTATGACGTGGTCTTCGTGCCCTTCGACGAACGCGGCAATCCGGTGGGCAAGCCGCAGCCGGTGCTGGGCGGATTCCTCCAGGGCGACGACAAGACCAATGGCCGCCCGACCTGGGTCGAATGGGCCGGGGACGGATCGCTTCTCGTCTCGGACGACACGGCGGGGATCATCTGGCGGGCGGTCGACCCGGCTGCCGAGCCCGCCGCCCCGATCGAGCGCCTGCAGAGCGAGCGGCTGGAGC
- a CDS encoding GAF domain-containing protein, producing the protein MYDFRPDESLPPAELHRQLHAAADALTAGEPDAVANMANVAALLWEFLPDLNWAGFYRVARAKGESEGEELVLGPFVGRPACIRIPFGQGVCGAAARSGETQRVEDVHAFPGHIACDAASRSELVVPVLRDGRVIAVIDLDSPSPARFTRDDAAGIEALAALLAARI; encoded by the coding sequence ATGTACGATTTCCGCCCCGACGAAAGCCTCCCCCCGGCCGAACTGCACCGCCAGCTGCACGCCGCCGCCGATGCCCTCACCGCAGGCGAGCCCGATGCGGTGGCCAACATGGCGAATGTCGCCGCGCTCCTGTGGGAATTCCTGCCCGATCTCAACTGGGCCGGCTTCTACCGCGTGGCGCGGGCGAAGGGGGAGAGTGAAGGCGAGGAACTCGTGCTCGGCCCGTTCGTCGGCCGGCCGGCCTGCATCCGCATTCCCTTCGGCCAGGGCGTGTGCGGCGCGGCGGCGCGATCGGGCGAGACGCAGCGGGTCGAGGACGTGCACGCCTTTCCCGGCCACATCGCCTGCGACGCGGCGAGCCGGTCCGAACTGGTCGTCCCCGTGCTGCGCGATGGCCGGGTGATCGCGGTGATCGACCTCGACAGCCCCTCGCCCGCGCGCTTCACCCGGGACGATGCGGCGGGGATCGAGGCGCTCGCCGCCCTGCTCGCCGCGCGGATCTGA
- a CDS encoding glycine zipper 2TM domain-containing protein: MPANRTILRSALGAAAGLPLLALAAAASAQDAPADAGPMSEEEVRELPREYRTGPVPMSDVTETSVGPDGVETITRTRRIESAAPPAGETYQGHANPAPAYPGYPPQAPTPVVFEREQWLEECRRRTEGRDEREKGGIIGALLGAITGGIIGNRVADGERLAGTLIGAGTGGLAGLLLGNLIGGGKKNDRYDCEAALDSYISQYGYPASGPARIASRTIPAPYPPAGYAPSYQPAYGYGYPAYSYAPAYGYAPPPQMVMVPVRYEQQQRVIVRENVREESVPAARSIPESAPRPVPIPRPAPSPKMIKGD, encoded by the coding sequence ATGCCTGCCAATCGCACAATTCTTCGCTCCGCGCTCGGCGCGGCCGCCGGCCTCCCGCTGCTCGCCCTCGCCGCGGCGGCGAGCGCGCAGGACGCGCCGGCGGACGCCGGGCCGATGAGCGAGGAGGAAGTCCGCGAACTCCCGCGCGAATACCGCACCGGCCCGGTCCCGATGTCCGACGTGACCGAAACCAGCGTCGGCCCCGACGGGGTCGAAACGATCACCCGCACTCGCCGGATCGAAAGCGCCGCGCCCCCCGCCGGCGAAACCTATCAGGGCCATGCCAACCCCGCCCCTGCCTATCCCGGCTACCCCCCGCAGGCCCCGACGCCGGTCGTGTTCGAGCGCGAGCAGTGGCTCGAGGAATGCCGCCGCCGCACCGAAGGGCGGGACGAACGCGAGAAGGGCGGCATCATCGGCGCCCTGCTCGGCGCGATCACCGGCGGGATCATCGGCAACCGCGTGGCCGATGGCGAGCGGCTGGCGGGCACGCTGATCGGCGCGGGCACGGGCGGGCTTGCGGGCCTGCTGCTCGGCAACCTGATCGGCGGGGGCAAGAAGAACGACCGCTACGACTGCGAGGCCGCGCTCGACAGCTACATCTCGCAATACGGCTATCCCGCGAGCGGCCCGGCGCGCATCGCCTCGCGCACCATCCCCGCACCCTATCCGCCGGCTGGCTACGCTCCTTCGTACCAGCCGGCCTATGGCTACGGCTACCCGGCCTATTCCTACGCCCCGGCCTACGGCTACGCCCCGCCGCCGCAGATGGTGATGGTGCCGGTGCGCTACGAACAGCAGCAGCGGGTGATCGTGCGCGAGAACGTGCGCGAGGAAAGCGTGCCGGCCGCCCGGTCGATCCCCGAAAGCGCGCCGCGCCCGGTTCCGATCCCGCGCCCGGCCCCCTCGCCCAAGATGATCAAGGGCGACTGA